A single window of Mycolicibacterium madagascariense DNA harbors:
- a CDS encoding TetR family transcriptional regulator, whose amino-acid sequence MVRDSVQTKARLLQAAIDEFAAYGIAGARVDRIAEAAATNKQMIYSYFGNKDELFDQAFSADVERFREAVDFDPLDLPGYAGRLFDRFEDDSSSLRLSTWYRLERPTGPGLQAVAEINDVRLQRLRDAQKKGAVTTDFAPAALLALIQSIATSWSTMNPEFTSSKPLARKERRRTVVEAVRRIVSPT is encoded by the coding sequence ATGGTGCGTGACTCGGTCCAGACCAAGGCTCGACTGCTGCAGGCAGCCATCGACGAATTCGCCGCTTACGGCATCGCAGGCGCGCGGGTGGACCGCATCGCCGAGGCCGCCGCGACCAACAAGCAGATGATCTATTCCTACTTCGGAAACAAGGACGAACTCTTCGATCAGGCCTTCAGCGCCGACGTCGAGCGTTTCCGCGAAGCCGTCGACTTCGACCCGCTGGACCTCCCGGGGTATGCCGGTCGGCTGTTCGACCGGTTCGAGGACGACTCCTCCTCGCTGCGACTGTCGACGTGGTATCGCCTGGAGCGGCCCACCGGCCCCGGCCTGCAGGCAGTCGCCGAGATCAACGACGTTCGGCTGCAACGACTTCGGGACGCACAGAAGAAGGGTGCGGTCACCACCGACTTCGCGCCCGCGGCCCTGCTCGCGCTGATCCAATCGATCGCGACGTCCTGGTCGACGATGAACCCCGAATTCACCTCGTCGAAACCCCTGGCGCGCAAGGAACGCCGACGCACCGTGGTGGAGGCCGTGCGGCGCATCGTCTCGCCGACCTAG
- a CDS encoding SDR family NAD(P)-dependent oxidoreductase, which yields MSGKVWFVTGSSRGFGRELVRAALTSGDCVAATARRPEQLADLVDAHGDRVLPLPLDVTDSAAAGASIAAARDRFGRIDVVVNNAGYANVAPIETGDDADFRAQFETNFWGVYHVSKAAIPVLREQGGGVIVQFSSMGGRVGGSAGIASYQAAKFAIDGFSRVLQSETRPFGIKVLVVEPSGFATDWAGSSMSSADIPDRYADTVGAMSAVRSSAAVSAGDPARAAEILVRIVGRTDLPYHLPLGVNAVEGSIRHDESLLAEDRKWAAVGRSADFAEPYPVDFPAEVQ from the coding sequence GTGTCGGGCAAGGTCTGGTTCGTCACGGGCAGCTCCCGTGGATTCGGGCGCGAATTGGTTCGAGCAGCGCTCACATCGGGCGACTGCGTCGCCGCGACCGCACGTCGGCCCGAGCAGCTCGCCGATCTGGTCGACGCCCACGGCGACCGCGTTCTCCCGCTGCCGCTGGACGTCACCGATTCCGCCGCCGCGGGTGCGTCGATCGCGGCCGCCCGAGACCGCTTCGGCCGGATCGACGTCGTCGTCAACAACGCGGGGTACGCCAACGTCGCACCGATCGAGACCGGCGACGACGCGGACTTCCGGGCGCAGTTCGAGACCAACTTCTGGGGCGTCTACCACGTGTCGAAGGCCGCCATCCCCGTACTGCGGGAACAGGGCGGCGGCGTCATCGTTCAGTTCTCGTCCATGGGCGGACGCGTCGGCGGTTCGGCAGGCATCGCGTCCTATCAAGCCGCGAAGTTCGCGATCGACGGCTTCTCCCGTGTGCTGCAGAGCGAGACACGGCCGTTCGGCATCAAGGTCCTCGTCGTCGAACCCAGCGGATTCGCCACCGACTGGGCCGGGTCGTCCATGAGCAGTGCGGACATCCCCGACCGCTACGCCGACACCGTCGGCGCGATGAGCGCCGTGCGCTCCAGTGCCGCGGTCTCTGCTGGTGATCCCGCACGGGCGGCTGAGATCCTGGTGCGCATCGTCGGGCGCACCGACCTGCCGTACCACCTGCCACTGGGGGTCAACGCGGTGGAAGGGTCGATACGCCATGACGAGTCGCTGCTCGCCGAGGATCGCAAGTGGGCCGCAGTCGGTAGGTCGGCCGACTTCGCCGAGCCCTACCCCGTCGACTTCCCCGCGGAAGTGCAGTGA
- a CDS encoding cysteine hydrolase family protein, protein MNALTEPHYRCAALLTIDVQRDTLDGQPLEVPGTSAAVPRISALCNAFRSAGRPIVHVVRIYRPDGSNAEPVRRDLVTGPTPVLHAGHPGHQLAPTVAPSDTTLDDDLLLAGDLQSLGPDEVVMYKPRWGAFFDTALHTHLQARRVDTVVIAGCNYPNCPRTTIYQASERDYRIILVTDAISGLYDRGVAEMQGIGVRLSPAADVIAAMEGAQS, encoded by the coding sequence ATGAACGCACTCACCGAACCGCACTACCGCTGCGCCGCGCTGCTCACCATCGACGTCCAGCGCGACACCCTGGACGGGCAGCCACTGGAGGTTCCCGGCACGTCGGCCGCAGTGCCGCGAATCAGCGCCCTGTGCAACGCCTTTCGCTCAGCCGGCCGGCCCATCGTGCACGTGGTGCGCATCTACCGCCCGGACGGCAGCAATGCCGAGCCGGTCCGGCGCGACCTCGTCACCGGTCCCACACCCGTATTGCACGCGGGTCACCCCGGCCATCAGTTGGCCCCCACCGTGGCGCCTTCGGACACCACCCTCGACGACGACCTGCTGCTGGCCGGTGACCTGCAATCGCTGGGTCCCGATGAGGTGGTGATGTACAAACCGCGCTGGGGAGCGTTCTTCGACACGGCGCTGCACACCCACCTGCAGGCCCGTCGTGTCGACACGGTCGTCATCGCCGGCTGCAACTACCCGAACTGCCCGCGCACCACCATCTATCAAGCCAGCGAACGCGACTACCGCATCATCCTGGTCACCGATGCGATCTCTGGCCTCTACGACCGCGGCGTCGCCGAGATGCAGGGCATCGGAGTGAGACTCAGCCCGGCCGCGGACGTCATCGCGGCGATGGAGGGCGCGCAGAGCTAG
- a CDS encoding fibronectin-binding protein: MGVAKTRALVAAVGMVAVALGVAAPAAADVDDPCQLGVTFLCRFMPIAPGLDHDIDLTQGSGTLNGQSLQQMPAGQLPEDGPPAPVCGANGCS; encoded by the coding sequence ATGGGTGTGGCGAAGACGAGGGCGCTGGTCGCGGCGGTCGGCATGGTCGCCGTCGCCCTGGGTGTCGCAGCGCCCGCCGCTGCCGACGTCGACGATCCGTGCCAGCTCGGGGTGACCTTCCTCTGTCGATTCATGCCGATCGCGCCCGGGCTCGACCACGACATCGACCTCACCCAGGGCTCGGGGACGTTGAATGGCCAGAGCCTGCAGCAGATGCCCGCCGGGCAGCTTCCCGAGGATGGGCCTCCGGCACCGGTCTGCGGCGCGAACGGCTGCAGCTAG
- a CDS encoding AI-2E family transporter, whose protein sequence is MVGQPHDDATEGPVTEAEHLAAELSSEEHPLGSPGRRFDRRSPFFIGLTASAGVAVTYGAVQVLTSLSDVLILIGVAFFLALGLEPAVSWFVNRGLPRWAATTIVFAIFVLVLGAFIAAAIPPLSEQASELVREAPTYVQRAQNHSSLIGRVNDRFHVQDRITSAVNGSGGSILQEIVDAGAAVFGAIANVLIAIVLTVYFLVDMPRIRATLYRMVPHSRRPRTILIGDEVFAKVGAYVLGNVLISVIAAAASFVWLMAFGVPYPLLLSIFVGLFDLVPVVGSTIAGVVVAAVALTVSLPVCIATIAFFVVFRLVEDYLLVPKIIGRAVEVPALTTVVAVLVGGALLGIVGALVAIPIAAALQLIVTEVLYPRLDRT, encoded by the coding sequence ATGGTGGGTCAACCCCACGATGACGCGACGGAGGGCCCGGTCACCGAAGCCGAGCATCTCGCCGCGGAGTTGAGTTCCGAGGAACACCCCCTGGGGTCTCCCGGACGCCGGTTCGACCGCCGCTCCCCCTTCTTCATCGGCCTGACCGCGTCGGCCGGGGTTGCCGTCACCTATGGCGCGGTACAGGTGCTGACGTCGCTGTCCGACGTGCTCATCCTCATCGGGGTGGCGTTCTTCCTCGCGTTGGGGTTGGAGCCGGCGGTGTCCTGGTTCGTCAACCGCGGTTTGCCGCGCTGGGCGGCCACCACGATCGTGTTCGCGATCTTCGTCCTCGTCTTGGGGGCGTTCATCGCCGCGGCGATCCCGCCGCTATCGGAGCAGGCCTCCGAGCTGGTCCGCGAGGCACCCACGTACGTGCAGCGGGCCCAGAATCACTCCTCGCTGATCGGTCGGGTCAACGATCGGTTCCACGTGCAGGACCGCATCACGTCTGCAGTCAATGGGTCCGGCGGGTCGATACTGCAGGAGATCGTCGATGCGGGGGCCGCCGTCTTCGGGGCCATCGCCAACGTGTTGATCGCGATCGTCCTGACCGTGTACTTCCTCGTCGACATGCCCCGCATCCGCGCCACGCTCTACCGCATGGTGCCCCACAGCCGGCGCCCGCGGACGATCCTCATCGGCGACGAGGTGTTCGCCAAGGTCGGCGCATACGTCCTGGGCAACGTGCTGATCTCGGTGATCGCCGCAGCCGCATCGTTCGTGTGGTTGATGGCGTTCGGGGTGCCCTACCCGTTGCTCCTGAGCATCTTCGTGGGACTGTTCGACCTCGTCCCCGTGGTGGGGTCGACCATCGCCGGCGTGGTGGTGGCCGCGGTGGCGCTGACCGTGTCGCTTCCGGTTTGCATCGCGACGATCGCCTTCTTCGTGGTCTTCCGACTGGTCGAGGACTACCTGCTGGTCCCCAAGATAATCGGGCGGGCCGTCGAGGTGCCGGCGCTGACCACGGTCGTGGCCGTGCTGGTCGGTGGAGCCTTGCTGGGGATCGTCGGCGCGTTGGTCGCCATCCCGATCGCCGCGGCGCTGCAACTGATCGTGACCGAGGTGCTCTATCCGCGACTGGACAGGACGTGA
- a CDS encoding response regulator yields MTTPDRQRPSICIIDDHDVVHAGIRAWCSEATPPVHVAANYLSADAFLANHSQPTDDVDVVVLDLELRSRRPAFDALERIVDAGHRVIVYSHIDQGEVILRCLDLGALSYLVKSEGRRHLLDAIHAACSDTPFVGPRMAGAMCQDAREGRPHLGARETEVLVAWFQTENKDLVGRQLHIEATTVRTHLQRVRAKYAAAGRPAPTKAALVARAVQDGIISINDL; encoded by the coding sequence ATGACCACACCCGATCGGCAGAGGCCGTCGATCTGCATCATCGATGATCACGACGTCGTGCACGCCGGCATCCGCGCCTGGTGCAGCGAGGCGACGCCGCCCGTGCACGTCGCCGCCAACTACCTGAGCGCCGACGCGTTCCTCGCCAACCATTCCCAGCCCACCGACGACGTCGACGTCGTCGTCCTCGACCTCGAATTGCGCAGCAGACGACCCGCCTTCGACGCCCTCGAACGCATCGTCGACGCCGGGCACCGGGTGATCGTCTACTCCCACATCGACCAGGGCGAAGTGATCCTGCGCTGCTTGGACCTCGGCGCCCTGAGCTACCTGGTCAAGTCCGAGGGGCGACGGCACCTGCTCGACGCCATCCACGCGGCCTGCAGCGACACCCCGTTCGTGGGCCCCCGGATGGCCGGCGCCATGTGTCAGGACGCGCGCGAGGGGCGACCGCACCTCGGCGCTCGCGAGACCGAGGTCCTCGTCGCGTGGTTCCAAACCGAGAACAAGGACCTCGTCGGGCGACAACTCCACATCGAGGCCACCACCGTGCGCACTCATCTCCAGCGCGTGCGCGCCAAGTACGCCGCCGCCGGGCGCCCCGCCCCCACCAAGGCCGCCCTCGTCGCCCGCGCCGTCCAAGATGGCATCATCAGCATCAACGACCTCTAG
- a CDS encoding SDR family NAD(P)-dependent oxidoreductase, which yields MPHHPRVAVVTGATQGLGLALVDGLAQRLQPGDTVYLTGRNYDHITNAIESLGSTAAEVHGEVLDVSHPHAAARFAAELAHRHSGVDIVINNAVMRVGPDDDPAAIVDEYTQINNFGTTRCLRSFFPLLRPGGRFLVIASSLGTLNYLAPVLWDRFDDLATLDDVDDQVAAWVEAVKDGSARGGAWPGFVNIPSKVGQVAAVRTLAAQRRDADADAEVLLAAVCPGMMNTPTSSAWWDVSDAPTPAQAAGAVLDLVFDPVKPEHYGRLVRSGEVLPWKPTDVA from the coding sequence ATGCCGCACCACCCACGCGTCGCCGTAGTCACCGGTGCCACCCAGGGACTCGGCCTGGCGTTGGTCGACGGTCTGGCGCAGCGCCTGCAACCCGGTGACACCGTCTATCTGACGGGCCGCAACTACGACCACATCACCAACGCGATCGAGTCGCTGGGGTCCACCGCCGCCGAGGTCCACGGTGAGGTGCTCGACGTCAGTCATCCCCACGCCGCCGCACGCTTCGCCGCTGAACTCGCCCACCGTCACAGCGGTGTGGACATCGTGATCAACAACGCCGTGATGCGCGTGGGTCCCGACGACGATCCGGCTGCCATCGTCGACGAATACACCCAGATCAACAACTTCGGCACCACGCGCTGCCTGCGCTCCTTCTTCCCGCTGCTGCGCCCCGGCGGACGGTTCCTGGTCATCGCCAGTTCGCTGGGCACGCTGAACTACCTTGCGCCGGTGCTGTGGGACCGCTTCGACGACCTGGCGACGCTGGACGACGTCGACGATCAGGTCGCCGCGTGGGTCGAGGCCGTGAAGGACGGGAGTGCCCGCGGCGGTGCGTGGCCCGGCTTCGTCAACATCCCGTCCAAGGTGGGTCAGGTCGCCGCCGTGCGCACGCTGGCCGCCCAGCGCCGCGACGCCGACGCCGACGCCGAGGTCCTCCTGGCCGCGGTCTGCCCGGGAATGATGAACACCCCGACCTCCTCGGCGTGGTGGGACGTCAGCGATGCCCCCACGCCCGCCCAGGCCGCGGGCGCCGTGTTGGACCTCGTGTTCGACCCCGTCAAGCCCGAGCACTACGGACGACTGGTGCGATCAGGTGAGGTGTTGCCCTGGAAACCAACGGACGTAGCGTGA
- a CDS encoding lipoprotein LpqH, translated as MDVKVLALAGLLIGVSAACSSPAAVSPRAGTIPAGTADVSVDGRQLAPSRDVGCTFIQSYTTITTGSGPMGTTTVVDNADGLTAKSVDIRDLGGFTGSYWQNLGGEAAVAMTGRTFTITGTAEGFDAANPSARIARPFSIKASC; from the coding sequence ATGGACGTGAAAGTCCTCGCGCTAGCGGGTCTGCTGATCGGCGTCAGCGCGGCGTGCTCGTCGCCGGCGGCCGTGTCGCCGCGAGCGGGCACGATTCCGGCTGGGACGGCGGACGTTTCGGTCGATGGGCGACAGCTCGCCCCCTCACGAGACGTGGGCTGCACGTTCATTCAGTCCTACACCACCATCACGACGGGCAGCGGGCCCATGGGCACGACGACGGTCGTCGACAATGCCGACGGACTTACGGCGAAGTCCGTCGACATCCGCGATCTGGGCGGGTTCACGGGGAGCTACTGGCAGAACCTCGGTGGGGAGGCCGCGGTGGCGATGACGGGCCGCACGTTCACCATCACGGGCACCGCGGAGGGATTCGATGCCGCGAACCCCAGCGCGCGCATCGCGCGGCCGTTCTCCATCAAGGCCAGCTGCTGA
- a CDS encoding TetR/AcrR family transcriptional regulator, with amino-acid sequence MTSELLDAREQGVRDRLIAAADHELAENGTLCGRFEAVAHRAGVSRATAYRQLGSISELITQVGLRRSEKHTALVTELMSRERDALAKIEASLIYSARELPNEPIVLELIARRSTSVVDPEVRRLITGVLAPVLAAGQAAGEIRSDVERDLVIEYLTEQCYLMTQADDRSAAAVRQRFRCFIAPCLTPPDAVAQ; translated from the coding sequence ATGACGAGCGAACTACTGGACGCCAGGGAGCAGGGCGTGCGGGATCGGTTGATCGCGGCCGCGGACCACGAGTTGGCCGAGAACGGAACGCTGTGCGGTCGGTTCGAGGCAGTCGCGCACCGGGCTGGGGTATCCCGTGCCACCGCCTACCGCCAACTCGGCAGCATCTCCGAATTGATCACCCAGGTGGGGCTGCGGCGGTCGGAGAAGCACACCGCGTTGGTGACCGAGCTGATGTCCCGGGAGCGGGATGCCCTCGCGAAGATCGAGGCATCCCTGATCTACAGTGCGCGCGAATTGCCCAACGAGCCCATCGTCTTGGAGCTGATCGCGCGACGGTCCACCTCGGTCGTCGACCCGGAGGTGCGCCGGCTGATCACCGGTGTCCTCGCGCCCGTGCTCGCAGCCGGCCAGGCGGCCGGCGAAATCCGCAGTGACGTCGAGCGCGACCTCGTCATCGAGTACCTCACCGAGCAGTGCTATCTCATGACGCAGGCCGACGACAGATCCGCAGCGGCAGTTCGGCAGCGATTCCGGTGTTTCATCGCCCCCTGCCTCACGCCACCGGACGCCGTCGCGCAGTGA
- a CDS encoding sensor histidine kinase, producing MSRAANIGLAMRHTANLLVAVVALADPDSAARLPGQLLLIALGLWAIHRLATRSHSSLATAIDVAFTVAVCLGIPLLVADPRFYLSNCAPIAVAGTAVIGFTVGLPIRVSIVVASIIAASYATGAAAVIGWPHVHEVFNLYYFGLQWATCALIRLAELRVALAVDAARARRQHADVTQRVAEAVRDYDREQLRLLHDTVASTLLLVGQGSPLSPERLARQARRDLEMLGDPQPESSEPMNVVAALRDLSPQYATPMRCTGVESLWVDAEIGHCVVAVIREALNNVDRHARAGIVTLDVVPHRIVITDDGRGFDPTAAAPGYGISHSMTARMHTIGGSTAVTSSVGHGTTVTLTWPNPEEPRRLTDAVGDPDRLIERTRTGYALALTAYAVLSLASMAPPSLSATAHPGWQLTLAASAAVITLSAIGFTLRKRSSPALLPGALVVIALAQTVLLPPTVLGGQAQWSQAAIGWCVLPFVLRYPVRHAAAWLVSVWVIVGAYTFLRSPSAHTAVNLGLGTASILAVQLFALLFSGLVADAAADAHDELTAQTELVARQHITSALRIEYRRRYANLLANVRPLLEAWRERTPVDPAMRHRAQVESRRLRVLFSQSAVFDHPLLAQLRSAIDAADQRGIDVSVDVQGALPSVTEADARDIAAPLGAALAVTRSSARVTVLALDDVVLASIVCDHVEDADVSALQTSTSDDVDVVGAGETVWVTVRHRLRGGETRPDDHTRSAEAVDLHHR from the coding sequence GTGTCTCGCGCTGCGAACATCGGCTTGGCGATGCGCCACACCGCCAATCTCCTGGTGGCCGTCGTCGCGCTCGCCGACCCCGACTCCGCGGCACGATTGCCCGGCCAGCTGCTGCTCATAGCGCTCGGCCTGTGGGCCATCCACCGGTTGGCCACCCGATCGCATTCTTCGCTCGCCACCGCCATCGACGTCGCGTTCACCGTCGCGGTGTGCCTGGGGATTCCCCTCCTCGTCGCCGACCCACGGTTCTACCTCTCCAACTGCGCACCGATCGCGGTGGCGGGCACGGCCGTCATCGGTTTCACGGTGGGCCTGCCGATACGGGTGAGCATCGTCGTCGCGTCGATCATCGCGGCCAGCTACGCCACGGGGGCGGCGGCGGTCATCGGCTGGCCGCACGTGCACGAGGTGTTCAACCTCTACTACTTCGGGCTGCAGTGGGCCACGTGTGCGTTGATTCGCTTGGCCGAGTTGCGGGTCGCTCTCGCCGTGGACGCGGCGCGGGCCCGACGGCAGCACGCCGACGTGACGCAGCGGGTGGCGGAGGCGGTACGCGACTACGACCGCGAGCAACTGCGCCTCCTGCACGACACGGTGGCCTCCACCCTGCTCCTCGTCGGACAGGGCTCCCCTCTCTCACCGGAGAGGCTCGCCCGGCAGGCGCGCCGGGACCTCGAGATGCTCGGCGATCCGCAGCCGGAATCCTCCGAACCCATGAACGTCGTTGCCGCGCTTCGTGATCTGAGCCCGCAGTACGCCACTCCGATGCGCTGCACCGGCGTCGAATCCCTGTGGGTGGATGCCGAGATCGGCCACTGCGTGGTGGCGGTGATCCGGGAGGCGCTCAACAACGTCGACCGACACGCCCGCGCCGGCATCGTGACACTGGACGTCGTACCCCATCGCATCGTCATCACCGACGACGGCAGGGGTTTCGACCCGACCGCCGCTGCGCCGGGCTACGGAATCAGTCATTCGATGACGGCCAGGATGCACACCATCGGCGGCAGCACGGCCGTCACGTCGTCGGTCGGGCACGGCACGACGGTCACCCTGACGTGGCCGAACCCGGAGGAGCCCCGGCGACTGACCGACGCCGTCGGCGACCCGGACCGCCTCATCGAGCGGACCCGCACCGGATATGCCCTGGCGCTCACCGCGTACGCCGTGCTCAGCCTGGCCTCGATGGCGCCACCCTCCCTCTCCGCCACCGCCCACCCGGGATGGCAGCTCACCCTGGCGGCGTCCGCGGCCGTAATCACCCTTTCAGCAATCGGATTCACGCTGCGCAAGCGCAGCAGTCCCGCGCTGCTGCCGGGTGCGCTGGTGGTCATCGCACTGGCGCAGACCGTACTACTGCCCCCGACGGTGCTCGGCGGTCAGGCGCAGTGGTCTCAGGCGGCGATCGGTTGGTGCGTGCTGCCGTTCGTCCTGAGGTATCCGGTGCGCCACGCTGCGGCCTGGCTGGTGAGCGTCTGGGTCATCGTGGGGGCCTACACCTTTCTTCGGTCACCCTCGGCACACACTGCGGTCAACCTCGGGCTGGGCACCGCGAGCATCCTGGCCGTGCAGCTGTTCGCCCTGTTGTTCAGTGGCTTGGTCGCCGACGCGGCCGCCGACGCCCACGACGAATTAACCGCCCAAACCGAACTCGTGGCGAGGCAGCACATCACCTCGGCACTGCGGATCGAATACCGGCGCCGCTACGCCAACCTCCTGGCCAACGTGCGCCCGCTGTTGGAGGCCTGGCGTGAGCGGACGCCGGTGGACCCTGCGATGCGACACCGCGCCCAGGTCGAATCGCGGCGTCTGCGTGTGCTCTTCAGCCAGTCGGCGGTGTTCGACCATCCCCTGCTGGCCCAGCTGCGCTCCGCCATCGACGCCGCCGACCAGCGTGGCATCGACGTCAGCGTCGACGTCCAGGGCGCGCTGCCGTCGGTCACCGAAGCCGACGCCCGCGACATCGCCGCACCGCTCGGCGCGGCGCTCGCCGTCACCCGATCGTCCGCCCGCGTCACCGTTCTCGCGCTGGACGACGTGGTGCTGGCGTCGATCGTCTGCGACCACGTCGAAGATGCCGACGTGTCGGCATTGCAGACGAGCACGAGCGATGATGTCGACGTAGTCGGTGCGGGCGAAACGGTATGGGTCACCGTGCGCCACCGGCTCCGGGGAGGAGAGACGCGGCCAGATGACCACACCCGATCGGCAGAGGCCGTCGATCTGCATCATCGATGA